The Streptomyces sp. NBC_00483 genome contains the following window.
CGGTGTGTCGCACGATCTGGCTGATAATCCGAGCTTTTTTGCGATCGATGTGATCAACAGGACGACCTTCGGGGGAATTCAATGACCCCTGACGGTGCCTCATCGATCAATTTCGAACATTTATTTCATTTCGAGGGGGTGCCGGGATCGACCGCGTTGGGGGCACTCGGACCTGCGGCGTTTCCACGCCGCTCGCGACGTCGACGCTTCAGGAGTCCTTCCGGGACCTCTTCGGCGGTGAGCGCGAAGACAAGATGGTCGCGCCAGGCCCCGTCGATGTGGAGATACCGTGGGCGGAGCCCCTCCTCGCGGAATCCGAGTTTCTCCACGACCCTGCGGCTCGGCCCGTTCTCCGGCCGAATACAGACCTCGATGCGGTGCAGCCCCACGGTGCGGAAGCAGTGGTCGACCGCGAGCGCGACGGCCGTCGGCATCACGCCCCGGCCCGCCACCGACTGGTCCACCCAGTACCCGACATGGCCCGAGCACATCGACCCCCAGGTGATCCCGGCGACGGTCAACTGCCCGACGAGGCGGCCCTGGTACTCGACGACGAAGGGCAGCATCCGGCCCGCGTTCGCCTCCGAGCGCAGGTGGCGCACCATTTGACGGTATGTCGGGCGGTGCGTGATCGGACCGCTCGGGGTGGGCGGCGGGATGGTCGCCTCCCAGGGGCGCAGCCAGTCGCGGTTGCGCCGGTTCACTTCGCGCCAGGCACGCTGGTCGCGCAGCCTTATGGGGCGGAGGACGACATCGCCCTCCACCAGCACGACGGGCCACGACGGGCTGTTCAGCGCGCACCCCCGGGTGCCTGGACATCGGGTCTGGGATCGCTTCTGGGGTGGTCGCCGCCGTGGATCTGGTCGACGGCGTGGGTCAGCAGCGGCCCGAGAACGGCGAGCCCGTCCTTCACGCCCCCGCTGGAACCCGGCAGGTTCACGATCAGTGTGCGCCCGGCGACCCCCGCGAGGCCACGCGAGAGCGCCGCCGTGGGCACCTTCTCCCGGCCGTACGCGCGGATCGCCTCCGGGATGCCCGGCACCTCGCGGTCGAGGACGCGGGCCGTCGCCTCGGGGGTGCGGTCGGTGGGCGAGATGCCGGTGCCGCCGGTGGTGATCACGACGTCGTACGCCGCCTCGACCGCGGCCCGCAGGGCGGCCTCCACGGGGTCGCCGTCCGGCACCACCTGGGGGCCCTCGACGGCGAAGCCCAGCTTCCTCAGGCCCTCCGCGATCAGGGGGCCGCCCTTGTCCTCGTAGATCCCGGCGGCGGCCCGGTTGGAGGCCGTGACGACGAGGGCGCGGTAGCTGTCGGTCATGCCCTGGCCTCCCGGTTCCAGACCCCGGACTTGCCCCCGGTCTTCTCCTCGACCCGTACGTCCGAGATGACCGCTCCCTTGTCGACCGCCTTGACCATGTCGACGACGGTGAGCGCGGCGACCGAGACCGCCGTGAGCGCCTCCATCTCGACTCCCGTGCGGTCCGTGGTCTTCACGGTGGCGAGGATCTCCACGGCGTCGTCCGCCACGGACAGGTCGAGCTTCACGCCGGACACGGCCAGCGGGTGGCAGAGCGGGATCAGGTCGGGGGTGCGCTTGGCGCCCATGATTCCCGCGATGCGCGCCGTGGCGAGCGCGTCCCCCTTGGGCACGCCCTCGCCGCGCAGCAGCTCCACCACGCGCGGCGAGACGAGGACGCGGCCGCTGGCGCGGGCGGTGCGCGCGGTGACGTCCTTCTCCGATACGTCGACCATGCGGGCGGCGCCCGCTTCGTCGATGTGCGTGAGCCGGCCGGTCCTGTCCTGCTGGTCCTGTTGGTCTGGCGAAGTACTCATGCTGGTGTGGCGCTCCCGATCCGAGCCGTGCGCGGTGCGGCGCGCCGGACGATTTGTGCGCGACACGCTATCGCGAGCCTCCGACAATCGGCTCTCTCAGCCCAGCAGGACCACGTCCACCTCGGTGCCCGGCTCCACCGACGTCATGTCCTCGGGGACCACGATCAGCGAGTCCGCCTGCGCGAGCGCCGCGATGAGGTGCGAGCCGGCGCCGCCGACGGGGGCGACCTCGCCGGCCTCGGCGTCGTACACGCCGCGCAGGAACTGGCGGCGGCCTGAGGGCGAGGTGAGCGCCTTGTCGGCGGTGAGCGTCGCGCGGTCCTTCGGGCGGTGCACGGTGTCCTCGGGCAGGCCCATCAGGGTGCGGATCGCGGGGCGTACGAACAGTTCGAAGGAGACGTACGACGACACGGGGTTGCCCGGCAGCGCGAGCAGCGGGGTGTGGTCGGGGCCGATGGATCCGAAGCCCTGCGGCTTGCCGGGCTGCATGGCGAGTTTGCGGAACTCGACGCCGCTGCCGGCCCCGATGCCCTCCTCGTCGTCCGGGTCGCCGATGCCGCTCAGGGCCTCCTTGACCACGTCGTACGCGCCGACGCTGACGCCGCCCGTCGTCACGATGAGGTCGGCGCGGATCAGCTGGTCCTCGATGGTGGAGCGCAGCGTCTCGGCGTCGTCGTCGACCGCGCCCACCCGGTAGGCGATGGCTCCGGCGTCGCGGGCGGCGGCGGTGAGGGCGAAGCTGTTGGAGTCGTAGATCTGGCCCGGCGCCAACTGTTCGCCGGGCTGGACGAGTTCGGTGCCGGTGGAGACGACGACCACGCGCGGGCGCGGGCACACGCGTACGGTGCCGCGGCCGATGGCGGCGAGCAGCGCGATCTGCGGCGGGCCGAGGACGGTGCCGACGGTGAGCGCCCGGTCGCCCGCCTGTACGTCGCTGCCCTGCGCGCGTACGTGCGCGCGTGCTTCGGCGGGGCGGTGCACGCGGACCTCTCCTGAGGCACCCTCAGGGGCCGTGCTGTGGGCCGCCATCGAGGTGACGGGGCCCGCGCCGAGCCCTCCGTCGGTCCACTCCACGGGAACCACGGCCTCGGCCCCGGGCGGCAGCGGGGCGCCCGTCATGATGCGGGCGGCCTCGCCGGGGCCGACGGTGGGCTGTTCGGCCTGGCCCGCGGCGACGTCGCCGATCACCGTGAGCACGGCGGGGAACTCCTCGCTCGCGCCCGCGATGTCCGCGACGCGCACCGCGTACCCGTCCATCGAGCTGTTGTCGAACGGCGGCAGTGACAGCGGGACCGTCACCTCTTCGACGAGCACACAGCCCTGCGCGTCGAGGAGTTGGAGCTCGATGGGGTCGAGCGCGGTGACGGTGGCGAGGATGTCCTCCAGATGCTCGTCCACCGACCAGATCTGCGCGCGGTCCGTCGTGGCACTGAAACTGTTCACTGCTGCTCCCCTGCTCCTCGTGCCGGTTTTCTGGTACTCCGGTGTTACTACCACGGGCATTGTGTGACGCCCTGGAGGTGGGGTGCCGTACCGGGGCGCAGGTCCGCCGGGGAGCGAGCGGGGTGTCAGATCTCCTCGGCGACGTAGCCGCGCAGCCAGGCGCGGAACTCCGGGCCCAGGTCCTCACGTTCGCACGCGAGGCGGACGATCGCCTTGAGGTAGTCGCCGCGGTCGCCGGTGTCGTAGCGGCGGCCCTTGAAGACGACGCCGTGCACGGGGCCGCCGATCTTCTCGTCGGCGGCGAGCTGCTGGAGCGCGTCGGTGAGCTGGATCTCGCCGCCGCGGCCGGGCTCGGTCTTGCGCAGTATGTCGAAGACGGCGGGGTCGAGTACGTAGCGGCCGATGATGGCGTAGTTGGAGGGGGCGTCGGCCGGATCCGGCTTCTCCACCAGGTCGGTGACCTGTACGACGGCGCCGTCCGATGTGGCCTGGACCGCGGCACATCCGTAGAGGTGGATCTGGGAGGGCTCCACCTCCATGAGCGCGATGACGCTGCCGCCGTGCTCCTCCTGGACCTCCACCATCTTCTGGAGCAGGGGGTCGCGGGGGTCGATCAGGTCGTCGCCGAGCAGCACCGCGAACGGCTCGTCGCCCACGTGGGGGGCGGCGCACAGGACCGCGTGGCCGAGGCCTCTGGGGTCGCCCTGGCGCACGTAGTGGATCGTGGCGAGGTCGTTGGACTCCTGGACCTTGGCCAGGCGGTCCGCGTCGCCCTTCTTTTGAAGGGCCGCCTCCAGCTCGTGGTTGCGGTCGAAGTGGTCCTCCAGCGGGCGCTTGTTGCGACCTGTGATCATCAGTACGTCGCCGAGTCCCGCGGACGCGGCCTCTTCGACCACGTACTGGATCGCCGGCTTGTCGACGACCGGGAGCATCTCCTTGGGAGTCGCCTTCGTGGCGGGCAGGAACCTGGTGCCGAGGCCCGCGGCGGGGATGACAGCCTTGGTGATCCTGGTGTGCGCGTCAGTCATGCGAGTCACCATATCCGGCTGCTATGGGCGGAATCTGTGGGTCCGCTTTGAAGGCACATATATGCGTCGAATAGGAGAGGTTTGTGACCCGGCTATGAGTCCGCACACCGATGAGCCCGCAGAAGATCCGCGCGGCGCCCATCCTGACAAGCGTTCATTGCGCAGGGAGTTCCTCCGGGTGAGGAACGCGTTGACGGAGGATGACATACGGGAGACGGAGCGGGCCGTGGCCCGCCGGGCTCTCGAACTCGACGAGTTGGCGAACGCCCGCACGGTGGCGGCGTATGTCTCCGTGGGCGGCGAGCCGGGGACGGGCGCGCTCCTCGACGCCCTTCGCGCGCGCGGGACGCGCGTACTGCTGCCTGCCCTGCTGCCCGACAACGACCTGGACTGGGGCGCGTACGACGGGGCGGCTTCGCTCACCACGGTGCGACACCCGGGAAAGATGGCCCTGTTGGAGCCCGGCGGCGAGCGGCTCGGCCCCGCCGCCGTCCTGGAGGCGGACGCGGTGCTGCTGCCGGGGCTCGCCGTGGACGCGCGCGGGATGCGGCTCGGCCGCGGCGGCGGCTCGTACGACCGGGTGCTCGCGCGCCTGGAGGCGGCCGGTGCCCGGCCCGCGCTGGTCGTCCTGCTCCACGACAGCGAGGTCGTCGCGCACCTCCCCCAGGAGGCGCACGACAAGGCCGTGGACGCGGTGGTGACGCCCTCGGGCGTGCGGCGCTTCTGACCACCGCACCGCACATGCGAAAGGGGCCTCACGCGCACGCGTGAGGCCCCTTCGGTGTTGATCCGGCTACGGCTTCAGGACCAGCGAGTCCTCGGTGCTGTCGCCGACGGCCTTCTCGGAGAAGTGCCACGGCAGCAGGTCACCCTTGACCCACTTCTCGGTCTGGTCCGTGTAGTGGTCGCTGAAGGTGTGCCCCGAGGCGCCCGTGAGGTTGATCCACTTGGACTTGTCGAGGTCCGCCATGTTGACCACCATCCGCATGGACGGCACCCAGTCGACTCCGTAGCCGCCCGCGGCGTTCCAGCCGGTCGCGTTCACGGCCGCCTCGCCGCCGCCCAGCTTCCAGGGGCCGCGGTTGAGCACGTACTGCAGCCAGCCGGGGCCCTCGGTGCCGAGGGTCTGGTTCTTCAGCTCCAGCTTGTGCAGCCGGCCCCAGCTCCAGGTGTCGATGTCCTTGCCGAGCTTGGCCGTGAGGTCCCAGCGGGCGTCCTCCATGGCGCGCTTGAACAACTGGTCACGGTTCTCGGTGGGTTCGTTCGTGCGGCTGCCCGGCGTCTTCCACCAGTCGTTCTTCGGATCCTTGATGATCTTTCGGACGACCTCGAACCAGCGGTCGCCGCCGTCCGGCTGCGCCGAGTGCGTGTCCCGCTCGCCGCACTCGCGGACCTTGCGGTCCTCGTCGGCGGGGCCCGACTTGTCGACCGGCTCGACGCTCAGGCACTGGCCCTCGACACGCAGCTCCTTGGGCAGCTTGTTGCCGAAGGCGAGCTTGAGGATGTTGCGCCACACGGAGTTGAAGTACGCCGCGGCGGCCGAGTCCGGGTTCTGGGTGTAGTCCCAGTTCTCCAGGAGCTGCTGCGCGTCCCTGACGTCCTTGTCCTGGACGTCGATCTTCTGCAGGTAGGGCACGAGCAGCTTGGCGATCTCGCTGCTGTTGTCCATCTGCATGGTGCGCATGTCGTCGGTGGAGATCTTCCCGCCGTCCTTGATCTTCGACTCGATCAGGTCGGTGATGCGCTGGCTGCGGGTGCCGTAGCCCCAGTCCTTGGTCAGCGTGTACGGGTAGCTGTCGTCGACCACGGCCTGGTTGGCGGTCACGATGTAGCCGCGCTTCGGGTTGAACTCGTAGGGCAGCTCGTCCTGCTTGATGTAGCCGGTCCAGCGGTACTTGGAGTCCCAGCCGGGGGACGGCAGCGAGCCGTCGCCCTCGCCGCGGGTCGGGATCCGGCCCGGCAGCTGGTAGCCGATGTTGCCCTCGGTGTCGGCGTAGGTGAGGTTCTGCGAGGGCACCTGGAAGTCGGCGGAGGCCTTGCGGAACTCCGACCAGTTCGACGCCTTGTCGAGCCCGAAGACGGCGTCCATGGTGTTGCCCGGCTGCAGCGCGGTCCAGCGCAGCGCGATGCCGTAGCCGTCGCCGCGGTCGGGGGCCGCCGCGTCCACGCCGGCCTTCTTGCCGACCTTCACGAGTTCGGAGTTGCGGTCGGACAGCAGCGGCCCGTTGTCGGTCTCCCGCACCGTGATCGTCTTGGAGTCACCGCCGGCGACCTTGATGGTCTCCTTGCGGGTCTTGAAGGGCACCGTCCTGTCGTCGACCAGGTAGCCGTCGCCGCTGAACTTCTCCAGGTAGAGATCGGTGACGTCGACGCCCGAGTTGGTCAGGCCCCAGGAGATGTTCTGGTTGTGGCCGATGACCACGCCCGGCATGCCGGCGAAGGTGTAACCCGACGTGTCGTACTGGCACTTGCTGGAGACGCTCGTGCAGTGCAGGCCCATCTGGTACCAGACGGACGGCAGTTGTGGCGCGAGGTGCGGGTCGTTTGCGAGCAGCGGCTTGCCGGTGATGGTGTGGTCGCCCGAGACCACCCAGGAGTTGGAGCCGATGCCGTTGCCGTTGGGGCCGAGGCCCGCCGAGTCGGGGATCTCGTCCAGGACCTTGGAGAGGCCGCCGAGCTGGCTCTGGAGGCCGCTGGGGGCCCCTGCGTCGCCCGTCAGGCCGGTGCCCGCCGCCCCGGCCGACTGTGTGCTCGTGCCGCCCGAGGACGCGTCGTACGACTTCGTGGCGCTGTTGTACCCGCCCTCCTGCACGATCGGCTTGTGCCGCGTGTAGGGGTAGTCGGGGTACAGGTCGGCGATCTGCTTCGGGCCGAGCCGGCTCGTCATCAGCGAGCGGTCGATCTCCTCCTGCATATTGCCGCGCAGGTCCCAGGCCATTGCCTTGAGCCAGGCCACCGAGTCCACGGGGGACCACTTCTGCGGCTTGTAGTCGTTCTCGAAGCCGAGCGCGACGTATTCCGCGGAGATGTCCTTGCCGCTCTTGCCGCCCAGATAGGAGTTGACCCCCTTGGAGTACGCCTGGAGGTACTTCTTGGTCGAGGGCGACAGCTTGGTGTCGTATTCCTTCTGCGCCACCCGGCGCCAGCCCATGGTGCGCAGGAACTCATCGGTCTTGACCTGGCCCTTGCCGAACATCTCGGAGAGCCGACCGGAGGTCGTATGGCGCCGCACGTCCATCTCGTAGAAGCGGTCCTGCGCCTGCACGTAGCCCTGCGCCATGAACAGGTCGTGGTCCGTGGACGCGTAGATCTGCGGGATCCCGTAGCTGTCCCGCTTGACCTGCACCGGCCCGTCGAGCCCGTCCAGTTGGATGGACCCCGTCGTCTGCGGCATGGACGCGCGGACGCTGTCGACGCTCCAGTAGGCACCGAATCCGAGGCCCGCGAGGACGGCCAACACGAGGACGATGACGATCAGTCGGGCTCGGCGCCCCTTCTTCTTACCGGGTGGGCTGCCGGCAGAGGCATTCGTAGTGGAGGGCATCGGCGGGATCCTTGCTGTCCTTCGCTGGCTGCGGGCGAGAGCAACCTTACGAGCAGTGCGGTGCGGCTCCGGACGCGGAGTCGGGAAGCAGGGTTCTACGAAGAGCGGCGTGACGAAACCGGCATCAAGAAAGCGTTAACGATTAGGTAAGGTAACGAAGTAACTTCCCTGTCGCAGTTTCCCTCCTGGAAGGAACAGCCCCTGACTGTCCACCAGCTCAACCAGCTCCTGCTCGTCGGCGCACTCGTGCTGCTCGTGGCGGTCGCCGCCGTGCGCATCTCCTCGCGCAGCGGACTGCCGAGCCTCCTGCTCTATCTCGGCATCGGCGTCGTCATGGGCCAGGACGGGATCGGTCACGTCGACTTCAGCAACGCCGAACTGACGCAGGTCATCGGCTACGCGGCGCTCGTCGTGATCCTCGCCGAAGGCGGTCTGGGCACGAAGTGGAAGCAGATCAAACCCGCGCTCCCAGCGGCCGCCGCCCTCTCCCTCGTGGGCGTCGCGGTGAGCGTGGGAGTGACGGCCGTCGGCGCGCACTACCTGGTGGGCCTCGAATGGCGACAGGCACTCATCATCGGCGCGGTGGTCTCCTCCACGGACGCGGCGGCGGTTTTCTCCGTTCTACGTAGGGTGCCGCTTCCGGCACGCGTGACCGGCGTCCTGGAGGCGGAGTCCGGCTTCAACGACGCCCCTGTCGTCATCCTTGTCGTCGCGTTCTCCGCCGCGGGCCCCATAGAGCACTGGTACGTCCTCATCGGCGAGATCGCCCTGGAGCTCGCGATCGGCGCCGCCATCGGGCTCGCGGTCGGCTGGCTCGGCTCCTTCGGCCTGCGGCACGTGGCCCTGCCCGCCTCCGGCCTCTACCCGATCGCCGTCATGGCCATCGCCACGTCCGCGTACGCCGCGGGCGCCATGGCCCACGGCAGTGGATTCCTCGCCGTCTACCTGGCGGCGATGGTGATGGGCAACGCCAAGCTGCCGCACTGGCCGGCCACCCGCGGCTTCGCCGAAGGGCTCGGCTGGATCGCGCAGATCGGCATGTTCGTCCTGCTCGGCCTGCTGGTGACCCCGCACGAACTGGCCGACGACATCGTGCCCGCGCTCCTCATCGGCCTGGTCCTCACGATGGTCGCGCGACCCCTGTCGGTCGTCGTCAGCCTGGTGCCCTTCCGCATACCGTGGGCGGAGAAGGCCCTCATGTCATGGGCCGGGCTGCGCGGCGCCGTACCCATCATTTTGGCGACGATCCCGATGGTCACGGGCGTCGCCGACAGCCAGCGGATCTTCAACATCGTCTTCGTCCTGGTCGTCGTCTACACCCTCATCCAGGGCCCCACGCTGCCGTGGCTCGCCGGAAAGCTGCGCCTGGCCGGCTCCTCCGACGCCGCCGACCTCGGCATCGAATCGGCGCCCCTGGAGCGGCTGCGCGGGCACCTGCTGTCCGTCTCCATCCCGGAGAGCTCACGGATGCACGGCGTGGAGGTCGGCGAGCTGCGGCTGCCCAAGGGCGCCGCCGTCACGCTCGTCGTCCGCGACGGCACCTCCTCCGTGCCCGCCCCGACCACCGTGCTGCGCCGGGGCGACGAACTCCTGGTGGTCGCCACGGACCCGGTGCGGGACGCCGCGGAGGCGCGCCTGCGGGCCGTCGCCCTCGGCGGCAAGCTGGCCGGTTGGTTGGGTACCGCGGGCCCGGAAGCCCGTTAGCATGGATGCACAGACCATGTACGACCGACTCTGCCTGACGTAGAGCCGGCGCGACCGCAAAGCGGCCGCGGTCCCCTTGCAGCGCTGTGCTTCACAGCGTTCGATCTGCTTGGCCCAGGGCCTCTCCTGGCGCGGACCGTAGGTATCACTCGGTTCCCGGCGCATGAGGACGGCTCTCGGCGCGCACCCCTCAACCAGGAGGACCGCGCGCTACCAGGCGGCAGAAAGGCGAGGACCGTGCCACAGAAGGACACGGTCACCGATCCCGGCACCCAGCGGGCCGAGCGCCCCGGCTACGGGCAGCTCCTGCGCACCCGCGGGGCCTGGACGTTCCTGCTTCCCGGCTTCGCGGCGCGCCAGCCGTTCGCGATGCTCACGATCTCCATCGTGCTGCTCGTGCAGCACACCACCGGCTCCTACGGCACCGCGGGCGCGGTCTCCGCGACGACCGGTGTCGCCATGGCGCTCTTCGCGCCCTACAGCGGCAAGCTGGCCGACCGCTTCGGGCAGCGTGCCGTGCTGCTGCCCGGCGTGCTCGTGCACTCCGCGGCCGGGCTCACGCTCACCGCGCTCGCCCTGTCCGGGGCGCCCACGTGGGCGCTGTTCGTGGCCGCCGTACCCACGGGTGCCTCGACCCCGCAGATCGGGCCCATGGTCCGTTCCCGCTGGGGCGTGAAGCTGCAGGGTTCGCCCCTGATGCAGACGGCCGCCGCCTTCGAGTCGGTCACCGACGAGTTCACGTTCGTGCTCGGCCCGCTGTTCGCGACGGCCCTGTGCACCGGCATCGACCCGGCCGCGGGCCTGATCACCGAGGCGGCGCTCACGCTCGTCGGCGGCCTCCTGTTCGCCGCCCAGAAGGGCACCCAGCCCCCCGTGGCCGGCCTGGAGGGGCACGCGCGCGTGCAGAACGCCTCCGCGCTCCGCGTCCCCGGTGTGCGCGTCCTGATCGTCACGTTCCTCGGTATCGGCTCCGTCTTCGGCGGCATGCAGGTCTCGCTCGCCGCGTACACCGAGGCGATCGGCGAGCCCGGCCTCAACGGCGTCCTCTACGGGATCTTCGCCGCCGGCAACATGCTCTCGGGCCTCGTCTGCGGCGCCATCGCGTGGAAGATCTCCCCGCAGCGCCGGCTCCTCGTCGGCTACA
Protein-coding sequences here:
- a CDS encoding penicillin acylase family protein; the protein is MPSTTNASAGSPPGKKKGRRARLIVIVLVLAVLAGLGFGAYWSVDSVRASMPQTTGSIQLDGLDGPVQVKRDSYGIPQIYASTDHDLFMAQGYVQAQDRFYEMDVRRHTTSGRLSEMFGKGQVKTDEFLRTMGWRRVAQKEYDTKLSPSTKKYLQAYSKGVNSYLGGKSGKDISAEYVALGFENDYKPQKWSPVDSVAWLKAMAWDLRGNMQEEIDRSLMTSRLGPKQIADLYPDYPYTRHKPIVQEGGYNSATKSYDASSGGTSTQSAGAAGTGLTGDAGAPSGLQSQLGGLSKVLDEIPDSAGLGPNGNGIGSNSWVVSGDHTITGKPLLANDPHLAPQLPSVWYQMGLHCTSVSSKCQYDTSGYTFAGMPGVVIGHNQNISWGLTNSGVDVTDLYLEKFSGDGYLVDDRTVPFKTRKETIKVAGGDSKTITVRETDNGPLLSDRNSELVKVGKKAGVDAAAPDRGDGYGIALRWTALQPGNTMDAVFGLDKASNWSEFRKASADFQVPSQNLTYADTEGNIGYQLPGRIPTRGEGDGSLPSPGWDSKYRWTGYIKQDELPYEFNPKRGYIVTANQAVVDDSYPYTLTKDWGYGTRSQRITDLIESKIKDGGKISTDDMRTMQMDNSSEIAKLLVPYLQKIDVQDKDVRDAQQLLENWDYTQNPDSAAAAYFNSVWRNILKLAFGNKLPKELRVEGQCLSVEPVDKSGPADEDRKVRECGERDTHSAQPDGGDRWFEVVRKIIKDPKNDWWKTPGSRTNEPTENRDQLFKRAMEDARWDLTAKLGKDIDTWSWGRLHKLELKNQTLGTEGPGWLQYVLNRGPWKLGGGEAAVNATGWNAAGGYGVDWVPSMRMVVNMADLDKSKWINLTGASGHTFSDHYTDQTEKWVKGDLLPWHFSEKAVGDSTEDSLVLKP
- a CDS encoding MogA/MoaB family molybdenum cofactor biosynthesis protein; this encodes MTDSYRALVVTASNRAAAGIYEDKGGPLIAEGLRKLGFAVEGPQVVPDGDPVEAALRAAVEAAYDVVITTGGTGISPTDRTPEATARVLDREVPGIPEAIRAYGREKVPTAALSRGLAGVAGRTLIVNLPGSSGGVKDGLAVLGPLLTHAVDQIHGGDHPRSDPRPDVQAPGGAR
- the glp gene encoding molybdotransferase-like divisome protein Glp; this encodes MPVVVTPEYQKTGTRSRGAAVNSFSATTDRAQIWSVDEHLEDILATVTALDPIELQLLDAQGCVLVEEVTVPLSLPPFDNSSMDGYAVRVADIAGASEEFPAVLTVIGDVAAGQAEQPTVGPGEAARIMTGAPLPPGAEAVVPVEWTDGGLGAGPVTSMAAHSTAPEGASGEVRVHRPAEARAHVRAQGSDVQAGDRALTVGTVLGPPQIALLAAIGRGTVRVCPRPRVVVVSTGTELVQPGEQLAPGQIYDSNSFALTAAARDAGAIAYRVGAVDDDAETLRSTIEDQLIRADLIVTTGGVSVGAYDVVKEALSGIGDPDDEEGIGAGSGVEFRKLAMQPGKPQGFGSIGPDHTPLLALPGNPVSSYVSFELFVRPAIRTLMGLPEDTVHRPKDRATLTADKALTSPSGRRQFLRGVYDAEAGEVAPVGGAGSHLIAALAQADSLIVVPEDMTSVEPGTEVDVVLLG
- a CDS encoding GNAT family N-acetyltransferase, which produces MLVEGDVVLRPIRLRDQRAWREVNRRNRDWLRPWEATIPPPTPSGPITHRPTYRQMVRHLRSEANAGRMLPFVVEYQGRLVGQLTVAGITWGSMCSGHVGYWVDQSVAGRGVMPTAVALAVDHCFRTVGLHRIEVCIRPENGPSRRVVEKLGFREEGLRPRYLHIDGAWRDHLVFALTAEEVPEGLLKRRRRERRGNAAGPSAPNAVDPGTPSK
- a CDS encoding 5-formyltetrahydrofolate cyclo-ligase yields the protein MSPHTDEPAEDPRGAHPDKRSLRREFLRVRNALTEDDIRETERAVARRALELDELANARTVAAYVSVGGEPGTGALLDALRARGTRVLLPALLPDNDLDWGAYDGAASLTTVRHPGKMALLEPGGERLGPAAVLEADAVLLPGLAVDARGMRLGRGGGSYDRVLARLEAAGARPALVVLLHDSEVVAHLPQEAHDKAVDAVVTPSGVRRF
- a CDS encoding MFS transporter, whose translation is MPQKDTVTDPGTQRAERPGYGQLLRTRGAWTFLLPGFAARQPFAMLTISIVLLVQHTTGSYGTAGAVSATTGVAMALFAPYSGKLADRFGQRAVLLPGVLVHSAAGLTLTALALSGAPTWALFVAAVPTGASTPQIGPMVRSRWGVKLQGSPLMQTAAAFESVTDEFTFVLGPLFATALCTGIDPAAGLITEAALTLVGGLLFAAQKGTQPPVAGLEGHARVQNASALRVPGVRVLIVTFLGIGSVFGGMQVSLAAYTEAIGEPGLNGVLYGIFAAGNMLSGLVCGAIAWKISPQRRLLVGYTALAVMASGLWAAQSVVLLAGLGLLVGVCIAPSLITGYTLVDKIVPAGSRTEAFTWLTGAVALGQAAAVTVSGQLEDRFWDGAGFLVPMGGTVLALVVMFLLRSRLAPPSTGRTVARGVGHREPVAVD
- a CDS encoding potassium/proton antiporter; translated protein: MSQFPSWKEQPLTVHQLNQLLLVGALVLLVAVAAVRISSRSGLPSLLLYLGIGVVMGQDGIGHVDFSNAELTQVIGYAALVVILAEGGLGTKWKQIKPALPAAAALSLVGVAVSVGVTAVGAHYLVGLEWRQALIIGAVVSSTDAAAVFSVLRRVPLPARVTGVLEAESGFNDAPVVILVVAFSAAGPIEHWYVLIGEIALELAIGAAIGLAVGWLGSFGLRHVALPASGLYPIAVMAIATSAYAAGAMAHGSGFLAVYLAAMVMGNAKLPHWPATRGFAEGLGWIAQIGMFVLLGLLVTPHELADDIVPALLIGLVLTMVARPLSVVVSLVPFRIPWAEKALMSWAGLRGAVPIILATIPMVTGVADSQRIFNIVFVLVVVYTLIQGPTLPWLAGKLRLAGSSDAADLGIESAPLERLRGHLLSVSIPESSRMHGVEVGELRLPKGAAVTLVVRDGTSSVPAPTTVLRRGDELLVVATDPVRDAAEARLRAVALGGKLAGWLGTAGPEAR
- the moaC gene encoding cyclic pyranopterin monophosphate synthase MoaC codes for the protein MSTSPDQQDQQDRTGRLTHIDEAGAARMVDVSEKDVTARTARASGRVLVSPRVVELLRGEGVPKGDALATARIAGIMGAKRTPDLIPLCHPLAVSGVKLDLSVADDAVEILATVKTTDRTGVEMEALTAVSVAALTVVDMVKAVDKGAVISDVRVEEKTGGKSGVWNREARA
- the galU gene encoding UTP--glucose-1-phosphate uridylyltransferase GalU → MTDAHTRITKAVIPAAGLGTRFLPATKATPKEMLPVVDKPAIQYVVEEAASAGLGDVLMITGRNKRPLEDHFDRNHELEAALQKKGDADRLAKVQESNDLATIHYVRQGDPRGLGHAVLCAAPHVGDEPFAVLLGDDLIDPRDPLLQKMVEVQEEHGGSVIALMEVEPSQIHLYGCAAVQATSDGAVVQVTDLVEKPDPADAPSNYAIIGRYVLDPAVFDILRKTEPGRGGEIQLTDALQQLAADEKIGGPVHGVVFKGRRYDTGDRGDYLKAIVRLACEREDLGPEFRAWLRGYVAEEI